A genomic region of Dreissena polymorpha isolate Duluth1 chromosome 4, UMN_Dpol_1.0, whole genome shotgun sequence contains the following coding sequences:
- the LOC127879730 gene encoding uncharacterized protein LOC127879730, whose amino-acid sequence MVLLAKTFWAVLILIEVNNALKIHEECKEGVEKCPDRSSCTWIGCLGRRCSCNDALLPNDNKTSCVDVVPLESTCNTSTACDGGPFSQCDYSRTVPMCVCLFGYIISNDKTMCIPILQGNTTAVGINGSCQTDPRLTCVYDLQCISGTCQCGNGTRLANVTELRAVPKSTELCRPTSFQLGKLVDLSSKECKKAQTETNTTEAIASSTTTTSTTTSTTTPTPTTTSTTTPTPTTTSTTTTTKTTTSTTTPTPTTTSTTTPTTTTTSTTTSTQTTTSTTTPSPTTTSTTTPTPTTTSTTTPTPTTTTTTTTPTPTTTSTTTPTQKTTTSTTTPTPPTTTSTTTPTPTPTTSTTTPTPTTTSTTTPTPTTPSTTTPIPTTTSTTTPKPTTTSTTTHTPTNISTTTSTHTTSTTYAETTTSTTTSTTTSTPTITSTDTDTTTTTVCECAENKECEIDTCREKQCRCVLGYAESPDGKTCNKLATLGETCSNQTICQGFNTRCTDSGVCDCADGFERSDNGRWCRLQSKFGIDFPLLGEKCNGGFFQDCYMFFEQTCIQGKCRCKGSLRDASPEDINATFPDEIQCVEESFKQGHRKPQPCTNGTGRRSPIDTKMAYERAKSKIKRIQDIIIGSCVGSVALLGIIIGIVALIRWKRRGRENFMDTSSTASTDGQASRYSFKIPRPFAQSIGAKEYDSTHINYPNPIFAHHPDVDVSSQPQPDFAVVNRQRDVDVDSETLADKDHYSEISDLVKKTPDDADSVETLESTPGSSAVYATVIKRDENIL is encoded by the exons ATGGTGTTACTCGCAAAAACCTTCTGGGCAGTACTTATTCTAA TTGAAGTGAATAACGCACTTAAAATCCATGAAGAATGTAAAGAAGGCGTTGAAAAATGCCCAGACAGATCCAGCTGTACGTGGATTGGTTGTTTAGGGCGAAGGTGCTCATGCAACGACGCATTGTTACCAAACGACAACAAAACGTCGTGCGTTGACG TTGTTCCACTTGAAAGCACGTGTAACACTTCAACAGCCTGTGACGGTGGACCATTCAGCCAATGCGATTATTCGAGAACTGTTCCCATGTGTGTTTGTCTTTTTGGATACATTATATCCAATGACAAGACAATGTGTATACCGATATTACAAGGCAACACAACTGCTGTAGGAATCAATGGCAGTTGCCAAACCGACCCTCGTTTAACATGTGTCTATGATCTGCAATGCATCAGCGGTACATGCCAGTGTGGTAACGGAACACGGTTAGCTAATGTTACAGAACTTCGGGCAGTCCCAAAATCAACTGAGTTATGCAGACCTACTTCATTTCAACTCG GTAAACTTGTAGACCTGTCAAGTAAGGAGTGCAAAAAAGCCCAAACTGAAACTAATACCACGGAAGCAATCGCATCTTCAACAACCACAACGTCGACAACTACATCAACAACCACACCTACGCCAACAACTACATCAACAACCACACCTACGCCAACAACTACATCAACAACCACAACtacgaaaacaacaacatcaacaaccaCACCAAcgccaacaacaacatcaacaactacacctacgacaacaacaacatcaacaaccaCATCTACGCAAACAACTACATCAACAACCACACCTTCGCCAACAACTACATCAACAACCACACCTACACCAACaactacatcaacaacaacacctacgccaacaacaacaacaacaacaaccacacctacgccaacaacaacatcaacaaccaCACCtacgcaaaaaacaacaacatcaacaaccacacctacaccaccaacaacaacatcaacaaccaCACCTACACCTAcaccaacaacatcaacaaccaCACCTACGCCAACaactacatcaacaacaacacctacgCCAACAACACCATCAACAACCACACCTAttccaacaacaacatcaacaaccaCACCTAagccaacaacaacatcaacaaccaCACATACGCCAACAAATATATCTACAACAACTTCTACGCATACAACTTCAACAACATATGCAGAAACCACAACGTCGACAACTACATCAACAACCACATCTACGCCAACAATTACATCTACAGATAcagatacaacaacaactaccg tttgcGAATGCGCTGAAAACAAAGAGTGCGAAATTGACACATGCAGAGAAAAACAATGTCGTTGTGTTCTTGGTTATGCAGAGAGTCCGGACGGAAAAACATGCAATAAAT TGGCCACGCTGGGAGAGACGTGTTCTAACCAAACCATATGCCAAGGCTTCAACACGCGATGTACAGACAGTGGCGTCTGCGACTGTGCAGACGGGTTCGAGCGCAGCGACAACGGAAGGTGGTGTCGTCTGCAATCGAAATTCGGCATCGATTTCCCGCTTCTTGGAGAGAAATGCAATGGCGGATTTTTCCAGGACTGCTACATGTTCTTTGAGCAAACGTGTATTCAGGGCAAGTGCAGGTGCAAGGGTAGTTTAAGAGATGCCAGTCCTGAGGATATCAATGCGACGTTTCCGGATGAAATCCAGTGCGTGGAAGAATCTTTCA AACAAGGTCACCGCAAGCCCCAGCCATGTACAAACGGAACAGGCAGACGATCGCCTATAGACACAAAAATGGCCTACGAACGAGCGAAATCAA AGATAAAAAGGATACAAGACATCATCATCGGTAGCTGTGTGGGCAGCGTGGCATTACTAGGCATCATCATCGGTATCGTTGCGCTCATCCGCTGGAAAAG GAGGGGTCGGGAGAACTTCATGGACACTTCGTCGACGGCCTCGACTGACGGACAGGCCTCAAG ATATTCTTTCAAAATCCCTAGACCATTTGCTCAATCCATTGGTGCAAAGGAATATGATTCCACCCATATCAACTACCCAAATCCCATTTTCGCGCATCATCCTGACGTTGACGTCTCCAGTCAGCCACAACCCGACTTTGCCGTCGTAAATCGACAGCGTGACGTTGACGTCGACAGTGAAACACTCGCCGACAAGGATCATTACAGTGAAATCAGTGATTTAGTTAAGAAAACACCAGATGACGCAGACAGTGTAGAAACACTAGAGAGCACCCCAGGGAGCTCGGCGGTGTACGCCACAGTTATTAAACGCGATGAAAATATCCTATAA